The following proteins come from a genomic window of Corallococcus sp. NCRR:
- a CDS encoding COG3014 family protein, producing the protein MSNLPDIASQAPRVPAASPAAARWGLLFVLAVCVLGTGCASDYVARTASARSAYQASDYPRALRELDGEQKEAPERDQLLLLLDKGMVLHAAGQWEESTKVLAQADDLSSQLDITSVSEEAGILLSNERRRAYRGEDFEKLMISVLQALNYAELGRDEDALVEVRRVNERIEKMITEEKKPYEQLAIARYLGGVLYEDQHEWDSAFIDYMKAYELEPRLGGLVEPLLRLAKKTGRDDAYAMLSQKFPDVAHDPVGPGDGQLVVVVEAGLSPQKERASRDYGDSGDLIEVPVYRDRGGTPPVRVSVEGRAERAVTVTSLSRVAQVHLNDRIGRMLAKQLAGAVAKAGVAAGVGALTKSKELGVLAFLLLNAGNQADLRSWLSLPAEFQVARFRLPPGKHTVQVDAPGRPTTHLVEVKPGRVEVLVVRSY; encoded by the coding sequence GTGTCCAACCTCCCCGACATCGCCTCCCAGGCCCCGCGCGTCCCCGCCGCTTCCCCGGCGGCGGCGCGTTGGGGCCTGCTGTTCGTCCTGGCCGTCTGCGTCCTGGGGACGGGCTGCGCCAGCGACTACGTGGCGCGCACGGCCTCCGCGCGCTCCGCGTACCAGGCCTCCGACTATCCGCGCGCCCTGCGTGAGCTGGACGGCGAGCAGAAGGAGGCCCCCGAGCGCGACCAGCTCCTGCTGCTGCTGGACAAGGGCATGGTGCTGCACGCGGCGGGGCAGTGGGAGGAGAGCACGAAGGTGCTGGCCCAGGCGGATGACCTGAGCTCGCAATTGGACATCACCTCCGTGAGTGAAGAGGCCGGCATCCTGCTCAGCAACGAGCGGCGCCGTGCCTACCGCGGGGAGGACTTCGAGAAGCTGATGATCTCCGTCCTCCAGGCGCTCAACTACGCGGAGCTGGGCCGGGACGAGGACGCGCTCGTGGAGGTCCGCCGCGTCAACGAGCGCATCGAGAAGATGATCACCGAGGAGAAGAAGCCGTACGAACAGCTCGCCATCGCGCGCTACCTGGGCGGCGTGCTGTACGAGGACCAGCATGAGTGGGACTCGGCCTTCATCGACTACATGAAGGCGTACGAGCTGGAGCCCCGGCTGGGCGGGCTGGTGGAGCCGCTGTTGCGGCTGGCGAAGAAGACCGGCCGCGACGACGCCTACGCGATGCTCTCCCAGAAGTTCCCGGACGTGGCGCATGACCCGGTGGGCCCCGGTGACGGGCAGCTCGTCGTGGTGGTGGAGGCGGGCCTGTCACCTCAGAAGGAGCGCGCGTCGCGCGACTACGGCGACTCCGGGGACCTGATTGAAGTGCCCGTGTACCGGGACCGCGGCGGTACACCGCCGGTGCGCGTGTCGGTGGAGGGCCGGGCGGAGCGGGCGGTGACGGTGACGTCGCTGTCGCGCGTGGCCCAGGTGCACCTGAACGACCGCATTGGCCGCATGCTGGCGAAGCAACTGGCGGGCGCGGTGGCGAAGGCGGGCGTGGCCGCGGGCGTGGGCGCGCTCACGAAGAGCAAGGAGTTGGGCGTGCTCGCGTTCCTGTTGCTCAACGCGGGCAACCAGGCCGACCTGCGCTCCTGGCTTTCACTGCCGGCGGAGTTCCAGGTGGCGCGCTTCCGGCTTCCTCCGGGAAAACACACCGTCCAGGTGGATGCACCGGGCCGGCCCACCACCCACCTGGTGGAGGTGAAGCCGGGGCGGGTGGAGGTGCTGGTGGTGCGAAGCTACTGA
- the lpoB gene encoding penicillin-binding protein activator LpoB: MNTRRLLLSALVAVTLAGCGGPRAFTRGTYEDPNTIEMLGDRFNENDLQLIAKKMAESLASSPRFAQPPPQGAPLPIVLVGKLRNSTSEHIDMRSLGDKIQTALAQTGRFALVDQQARQDIAEEYEYQQSGYVNPNAAKAPGQQASVDFLMTGDLASIIQEVGRDKLVYYKMTAKLNDVRTGTIAWTDEKQIRKKFEKQGVSW, encoded by the coding sequence ATGAACACCCGCCGCCTGTTGCTGTCCGCCCTCGTCGCCGTGACGCTCGCCGGCTGTGGAGGCCCCCGCGCCTTCACGCGCGGCACCTACGAGGACCCCAACACCATCGAGATGCTGGGCGACCGCTTCAACGAGAACGACCTGCAGCTCATCGCGAAGAAGATGGCCGAGTCGCTCGCCAGCTCCCCGCGCTTCGCTCAGCCCCCGCCGCAGGGCGCGCCGCTGCCCATCGTCCTCGTGGGCAAGCTGCGCAACAGCACCAGTGAGCACATCGACATGCGCTCGCTGGGGGACAAGATTCAGACGGCGCTCGCGCAGACGGGCCGCTTCGCGCTGGTGGACCAGCAGGCGCGCCAGGACATCGCGGAGGAGTACGAGTACCAGCAGTCCGGCTACGTGAACCCGAACGCCGCCAAGGCCCCGGGCCAGCAGGCGTCGGTGGACTTCCTGATGACGGGCGACCTCGCGTCCATCATCCAGGAGGTCGGCCGCGACAAGCTCGTCTATTACAAGATGACGGCGAAGCTGAACGACGTGCGCACCGGCACCATTGCGTGGACGGACGAGAAGCAGATCCGCAAGAAGTTCGAGAAGCAGGGCGTGAGCTGGTAG